In a genomic window of Streptomyces koelreuteriae:
- a CDS encoding GntP family permease, whose translation MSLPLAAAAPAETPPHTGGLLLLVDGTAGLLLTAALGIGLLLFLIIKMRLQPFVALLAVSIAVGLAAGLSVTELFGTVQKSDAVSTIESGMGGILGHVAIIIGLGTMLGAILEVSGGAEVLASRLLGLFGEKRAPLAMGLTGLIFGIPVFFDVGIFVLAPIVYAAAKRSGKSILLYCLPLLAGLSVTHAFLPPHPGPVAAAGLLNVDLGWVILMGIVCGLPAVLAAWAYSAWIGRRIFVAVPQDMVEAAEEAKQAVLDEQRATGTEPREQPVSLGTVLGIIGTPLVLILAATFSSIALDPSTLRSVIEFFGNPFVALTLALFLAYYLLGIRRGWSRKSLETVSTASLKPVGNILLVVGAGGIFGAVLKASGVAQALSDTFNDVGLPVIVLSYLISVVLRVAQGSATVAIVTTAGIVAPLLSEGDHSQAFVALVIMSISAGSIFASHVNDGGFWMVSKYFGISERDTLKSWTVLESVLSVAGFVVAAVLSLFV comes from the coding sequence ATGTCCCTTCCGCTCGCCGCGGCCGCCCCTGCCGAGACCCCACCCCACACCGGAGGCCTGCTCCTCCTCGTGGACGGCACGGCCGGACTGCTGCTCACCGCCGCCCTCGGCATCGGGCTCCTGCTGTTCCTCATCATCAAGATGAGACTCCAGCCGTTCGTCGCGCTGCTCGCGGTCTCCATAGCCGTCGGCCTCGCGGCCGGTCTCTCGGTCACCGAACTCTTCGGCACGGTCCAGAAGTCGGACGCCGTCTCCACGATCGAGTCCGGCATGGGCGGCATCCTCGGCCATGTCGCGATCATCATCGGCCTCGGCACCATGCTCGGCGCGATCCTCGAAGTCAGCGGCGGCGCGGAGGTACTGGCGAGCCGTCTCCTGGGCCTCTTCGGCGAGAAGCGCGCCCCGCTCGCCATGGGCCTCACGGGCCTGATCTTCGGCATCCCGGTCTTCTTCGACGTCGGCATCTTCGTCCTGGCCCCGATCGTCTACGCCGCCGCCAAGCGCTCGGGCAAGTCGATCCTGCTCTACTGTCTGCCCCTGCTCGCGGGCCTCTCCGTCACCCACGCCTTCCTGCCGCCGCACCCCGGCCCGGTGGCCGCGGCCGGTCTCCTCAATGTCGACCTCGGCTGGGTCATCCTCATGGGCATCGTCTGCGGACTGCCCGCCGTGCTGGCCGCGTGGGCGTACTCGGCGTGGATCGGCCGCCGCATCTTCGTCGCCGTGCCGCAGGACATGGTCGAGGCGGCCGAAGAGGCCAAGCAGGCGGTCCTCGACGAGCAGCGGGCGACCGGCACCGAGCCGCGCGAGCAGCCGGTCTCCCTCGGCACGGTCCTCGGCATCATCGGCACGCCCCTGGTCCTCATCCTCGCCGCGACGTTCTCCTCGATCGCCCTGGACCCCTCCACGCTCCGCTCGGTGATCGAGTTCTTCGGCAACCCCTTCGTGGCGCTCACGCTTGCCCTGTTCCTCGCGTACTACCTGCTCGGCATCCGGCGCGGCTGGTCCCGCAAGTCCCTGGAGACGGTGTCCACGGCGTCTCTCAAGCCGGTCGGCAACATCCTGCTGGTCGTCGGCGCGGGCGGCATCTTCGGCGCCGTCCTCAAGGCCAGCGGCGTCGCCCAGGCCCTCTCCGACACGTTCAACGACGTGGGCCTGCCGGTGATCGTCCTCTCCTACCTGATCTCCGTGGTCCTGCGCGTCGCCCAGGGCTCGGCGACGGTCGCCATCGTCACGACGGCGGGCATCGTCGCCCCGCTCCTCTCCGAGGGCGACCACTCCCAGGCCTTCGTCGCCCTGGTCATCATGTCCATCTCGGCCGGCTCCATCTTCGCCTCGCACGTCAACGACGGGGGCTTCTGGATGGTCTCCAAGTACTTCGGCATCAGCGAGCGGGACACGCTCAAGTCGTGGACGGTGCTGGAGAGTGTGCTGTCGGTGGCGGGGTTCGTGGTGGCCGCGGTGCTGAGCCTGTTCGTGTAG
- a CDS encoding RidA family protein, whose amino-acid sequence MTDKIALTPKTHTTPPAKFSHGVKKGNILQVAGQVGFLPAEEGKAPTPAGPTLREQTLQTLANVKAILEEGGSGWDDVMMIRVYLTDVDHFAEMNAIYNAYFEEQGLTQPPAARTTVYVGLPAGLLIEIDALAVLG is encoded by the coding sequence ATGACGGACAAGATCGCACTCACCCCGAAGACCCACACCACCCCGCCGGCGAAGTTCTCGCACGGGGTGAAGAAGGGCAACATCCTCCAGGTCGCCGGCCAGGTCGGCTTCCTGCCCGCCGAGGAGGGCAAGGCGCCCACCCCCGCCGGGCCGACCCTGCGCGAGCAGACCCTCCAGACCCTGGCCAACGTCAAGGCCATCCTCGAAGAGGGCGGCTCCGGCTGGGACGACGTGATGATGATCCGTGTCTACCTCACCGACGTCGACCACTTCGCCGAGATGAACGCGATCTACAACGCGTACTTCGAGGAGCAGGGCCTCACCCAGCCGCCCGCCGCGCGCACCACGGTCTACGTCGGCCTGCCCGCGGGTCTCCTCATCGAGATCGACGCGCTGGCCGTACTCGGCTGA
- a CDS encoding IclR family transcriptional regulator — translation MSQTVDRALSILPLLAEGPADLGQVADRLDVHKSTALRLLRTLHEHGLVYRQSDQRYRLGARLFALAQEAMENLDVREIAHPHLIRLNESCGHTVHLAVYEENEVLYIDKVESRYPVRMYSRIGKPVAITVAAVAKLLLADLPEHERRAVAEKLDYPTYTARSTPNAGAFLRELDKVREQGWATDLGGHEESINCVAAPIRGADGRVVAAMSVSAPNVVVTADELLTLLPLVRRTADAISGEYSGRTPVKGTV, via the coding sequence ATGAGCCAGACCGTCGACCGCGCGCTCAGCATCCTGCCGCTGCTCGCCGAGGGCCCCGCCGACCTGGGGCAGGTCGCCGACCGCCTCGACGTGCACAAGTCCACGGCCCTGCGCCTGCTGCGCACCCTCCACGAGCACGGCCTCGTCTACCGCCAGTCCGACCAGCGCTACCGCCTCGGCGCCCGGCTCTTCGCGCTCGCCCAGGAGGCGATGGAGAACCTCGACGTCCGCGAGATCGCCCATCCCCATCTGATCCGCCTCAACGAGAGCTGCGGGCACACCGTGCACCTCGCCGTGTACGAGGAGAACGAGGTCCTCTACATCGACAAGGTCGAGAGCCGCTACCCCGTGCGGATGTACTCCCGCATCGGCAAGCCCGTCGCCATCACCGTCGCCGCGGTCGCGAAGCTGCTGCTCGCCGACCTGCCCGAGCACGAGCGCCGGGCCGTGGCCGAGAAGCTCGACTACCCCACGTACACGGCCCGTTCGACACCCAACGCCGGCGCGTTCCTGCGCGAGCTGGACAAGGTGCGCGAACAGGGCTGGGCCACCGATCTCGGTGGCCACGAGGAGTCCATCAACTGCGTCGCGGCGCCCATCCGCGGCGCCGACGGCCGGGTCGTCGCCGCGATGTCGGTCTCCGCGCCGAACGTCGTCGTCACCGCCGACGAACTCCTCACCCTCCTGCCGCTGGTGCGCCGTACGGCGGACGCCATCAGCGGCGAGTACTCCGGCAGGACACCAGTGAAGGGCACCGTATGA
- a CDS encoding sugar kinase, with product MTPTGPCNAPDVVDVVALGESMVTFLPSRPGRLADVPSFERGIGGAESNVACVLAAAGHSVRWVSRVGDDPFGDHLVEAIGGYGVDVAHVRRDPGRPTGIYFRTAGDRATDAHEVAYYRAGSAASAMSVTDPDPAAVRSGRVLHLSGITPALSTSCLELMRELTARRPGRPLVSFDVNHRPGLWGDTDAPKVLRDLARGADLVFVGQDEAWGLDSPEAVRAALPEPEVLVVKQGAAGATVFEKRDVTFVPAPKVDVVAEVGAGDAFAAGFLSATLRALPVRDRLRHGHLMAAAALTVPGDHATPPSREHADRLAALDDAAWGRLRLGPGWTAEAQRADEEVRTP from the coding sequence GTGACCCCCACCGGACCCTGCAACGCCCCCGACGTCGTGGACGTCGTCGCGCTCGGCGAGTCCATGGTCACGTTCCTGCCCTCCCGGCCGGGGCGGCTCGCCGATGTGCCCTCCTTCGAACGGGGCATCGGCGGGGCCGAGTCGAACGTGGCGTGCGTGCTGGCCGCCGCCGGGCATTCCGTGCGGTGGGTGAGCCGGGTGGGGGACGACCCGTTCGGTGATCACCTGGTCGAGGCGATCGGCGGGTACGGGGTCGACGTGGCCCACGTCCGGCGCGATCCCGGCCGCCCCACCGGCATCTACTTCCGCACTGCCGGGGACCGGGCCACCGACGCGCACGAGGTGGCGTACTACCGGGCCGGTTCCGCGGCGTCCGCGATGAGTGTCACGGACCCCGACCCTGCGGCGGTGCGCTCCGGGCGCGTGCTGCACCTGTCCGGGATCACGCCCGCGCTCTCCACGAGCTGCCTGGAGCTGATGCGCGAGCTGACCGCCCGCCGCCCCGGCCGCCCCCTGGTCTCCTTCGACGTCAACCACCGGCCCGGACTCTGGGGCGACACCGACGCCCCCAAGGTGCTGCGGGACCTCGCACGCGGCGCCGACCTCGTCTTCGTCGGGCAGGACGAGGCCTGGGGGCTGGACAGCCCCGAGGCCGTCCGCGCCGCCCTCCCCGAACCCGAGGTACTGGTCGTCAAGCAGGGCGCCGCCGGGGCCACCGTCTTCGAGAAGCGGGACGTCACCTTCGTCCCCGCCCCGAAGGTCGACGTCGTCGCCGAGGTCGGCGCCGGAGACGCCTTCGCCGCCGGGTTCCTCTCCGCCACCCTGCGCGCACTGCCCGTCCGGGACCGGCTGCGGCACGGGCATCTGATGGCCGCCGCCGCCCTCACCGTCCCCGGCGACCACGCCACGCCGCCTTCCCGGGAGCACGCCGACCGGCTCGCCGCCCTGGACGACGCGGCATGGGGGAGACTGCGACTCGGCCCGGGCTGGACCGCGGAGGCACAGCGGGCCGACGAGGAGGTACGTACGCCATGA
- a CDS encoding amino acid deaminase translates to MTADTAAESLARLAAERVDHRFKGLPPDADGLTVGELAAERRNLFTGGFATPVLALSAERLEHNLRLMETYATRHGLAFAPHGKTSMAPQLFQRQIEHGAWGITLAVPHQARVARAFGTRRIFLANELVDAAALRWVSAELDADPDFRFVCYVDSVRGVELMDAALSGAGRPVDVVVELAAGEGARTGVRTEEECAAVADAVARTRTLRLVGVAGYEGEVPKADQERVTAWLRRLVALAAGFDEAGRFEGLDEIVVSAGGSAWFDAVAEVFAEIPELSRPVCKLLRSGAYVSHDDGHYRKLTPFNRVPEEGALEPAFRLWTQVVSRPSAEQAFVNAGKRDAAYDLDLPFAQVIRRDGAERPATGVSVTGLSDQHAWLSTTPEADLEVGDWVGLGLSHPCTSFDKWQLIPVVAADGTVVDYVRTFF, encoded by the coding sequence ATGACAGCCGACACCGCCGCCGAGTCCCTCGCCCGGCTCGCCGCCGAGCGCGTCGACCACCGCTTCAAGGGCCTCCCGCCGGACGCCGACGGACTGACCGTGGGCGAGCTGGCCGCCGAGCGCCGCAACCTCTTCACCGGCGGCTTCGCCACGCCCGTGCTCGCGCTGTCCGCCGAGCGCCTGGAGCACAACCTGAGGCTCATGGAGACGTACGCGACCCGGCACGGCCTGGCCTTCGCTCCGCACGGCAAGACCTCCATGGCCCCGCAGCTCTTCCAGCGGCAGATCGAGCACGGGGCGTGGGGCATCACGCTGGCGGTCCCCCACCAGGCGCGGGTGGCGCGCGCGTTCGGGACCCGGCGGATCTTCCTCGCCAACGAGCTGGTCGACGCGGCGGCCCTGCGCTGGGTCTCCGCCGAGCTGGACGCCGACCCGGACTTCCGCTTCGTCTGCTACGTCGACTCCGTGCGCGGAGTGGAGCTGATGGACGCGGCCCTGAGCGGTGCCGGGCGCCCGGTGGACGTCGTCGTCGAACTCGCCGCCGGGGAGGGCGCCCGGACCGGGGTCCGTACGGAGGAGGAGTGCGCGGCGGTCGCGGACGCGGTGGCGCGCACCCGGACCCTGCGGCTCGTCGGTGTCGCGGGCTACGAGGGCGAGGTGCCGAAGGCCGACCAGGAGCGGGTGACGGCGTGGCTGCGGCGGCTGGTCGCGCTCGCCGCCGGCTTCGACGAGGCCGGGCGCTTCGAGGGCCTGGACGAGATCGTCGTCAGCGCGGGCGGCAGCGCCTGGTTCGACGCGGTCGCCGAGGTCTTCGCGGAGATCCCCGAACTCTCCCGTCCCGTCTGCAAGTTGCTGCGCTCGGGCGCCTACGTCTCGCACGACGACGGCCACTACCGCAAGCTGACCCCGTTCAACCGGGTCCCCGAGGAGGGCGCCCTGGAGCCGGCGTTCCGCCTGTGGACGCAGGTGGTGTCGCGGCCCTCCGCCGAGCAGGCCTTCGTCAACGCGGGCAAGCGGGACGCGGCCTACGACCTCGATCTGCCCTTCGCGCAGGTGATCCGCCGGGACGGCGCCGAGCGCCCGGCCACCGGGGTGTCGGTGACGGGCCTGTCCGACCAGCACGCGTGGCTGAGCACCACGCCGGAGGCGGATCTGGAGGTCGGTGACTGGGTCGGTCTGGGGCTGTCCCATCCGTGCACGTCGTTCGACAAGTGGCAGCTGATCCCGGTCGTGGCGGCGGACGGCACGGTCGTCGACTACGTCCGTACGTTCTTCTGA
- a CDS encoding N-acyl-D-amino-acid deacylase family protein gives MEELVIRDAEVVDGSGGPSYRADVVVDGGRIVSIVKEAAAAGCQRPRARRELDAEGLVLSPGFVDMHAHSDLALLRDPDHSAKAAQGVTLEVIGQDGLSYAPVDDRTLGEVRRAIAGWNGSGDDIDFDWRSVGEYLDRLDRGIAVNAAYLIPQGTVRALAVGWEDREATPDELDRMRRLVAEGMEQGAVGMSSGLTYTPGMYAQDAELTELCRVVASYGGYYCPHHRSYGAGALEAYREMVALTREAGCSLHLAHATMNFGVNKGRAPELLSLLDEALAAGADISLDTYPYTPGCTTLAAMLPSWANEGGPEQALKRLADEETAALIRHDLEITGSDGCHGVPIEWDTIEISGVGDPALAEFVGRTVKESADVRGEAPWATARGLLLADRLAPTILQHVGHEENVRAIMRHRVHTGGSDGILQGAKPHPRAYGTFPHYLGHYVRELGVLSLEECVAHLTARPAARLRLPDRGLVREGYVADLVLFDPATVAAGSTFDEPRTLPTGIPYVLVDGCFVIEDGRRTDVLAGRAVRRTALV, from the coding sequence ATGGAAGAGCTCGTCATCCGGGACGCGGAGGTCGTGGACGGCTCCGGCGGACCCTCCTACCGGGCCGATGTCGTGGTCGACGGCGGCCGGATCGTGTCGATCGTCAAGGAGGCGGCCGCGGCCGGCTGCCAGCGCCCCCGGGCGCGCCGGGAGCTGGACGCGGAGGGGCTGGTCCTCTCCCCCGGCTTCGTCGACATGCACGCCCACAGCGACCTGGCCCTGCTGCGCGACCCCGACCACAGCGCCAAGGCCGCCCAGGGCGTCACCCTGGAGGTCATCGGCCAGGACGGACTGTCGTACGCGCCGGTCGACGACCGCACGCTCGGCGAGGTGCGCCGGGCGATCGCCGGGTGGAACGGCTCCGGTGACGACATCGACTTCGACTGGCGGTCGGTGGGCGAGTATCTGGACCGGCTGGACCGGGGGATCGCGGTCAACGCGGCCTATCTGATCCCCCAGGGCACGGTCCGCGCGCTCGCCGTCGGCTGGGAGGACCGCGAGGCGACCCCCGACGAGCTGGACCGGATGCGGCGGCTGGTCGCCGAGGGCATGGAGCAGGGCGCCGTCGGCATGTCGTCCGGGCTGACGTACACGCCCGGCATGTACGCGCAGGACGCCGAACTCACCGAGCTGTGCCGGGTGGTGGCGTCGTACGGCGGCTACTACTGCCCGCACCACCGCTCCTACGGCGCGGGCGCCCTGGAGGCCTACCGGGAGATGGTCGCCCTGACCCGTGAGGCGGGCTGCTCCCTGCATCTCGCCCACGCCACCATGAACTTCGGCGTGAACAAGGGCCGGGCGCCGGAGCTGCTGTCCCTCCTGGACGAGGCGCTGGCGGCCGGGGCCGACATCAGCCTCGACACCTACCCCTACACCCCGGGCTGTACGACCCTGGCGGCCATGCTGCCGAGCTGGGCGAACGAGGGCGGCCCCGAGCAGGCACTGAAGCGGCTGGCGGACGAGGAGACGGCGGCGCTGATCCGCCACGACCTGGAGATCACGGGCTCGGACGGCTGTCACGGCGTGCCCATCGAGTGGGACACGATCGAGATCTCGGGCGTGGGCGATCCGGCCCTGGCGGAGTTCGTCGGCCGGACGGTGAAGGAGTCGGCGGACGTGCGCGGCGAGGCCCCCTGGGCGACCGCGCGCGGGCTGCTGCTGGCCGACCGGCTGGCCCCGACGATCCTCCAGCACGTCGGCCACGAGGAGAACGTCCGGGCGATCATGCGCCACCGCGTGCACACCGGCGGCTCGGACGGCATCCTCCAGGGCGCCAAGCCGCACCCGCGCGCCTACGGCACCTTCCCGCACTACCTCGGCCACTACGTGCGGGAGTTGGGGGTGCTGTCGCTGGAGGAGTGCGTCGCGCACCTCACCGCACGCCCGGCGGCCCGGCTGCGACTGCCGGACCGGGGCCTGGTGCGCGAGGGGTATGTCGCCGACCTGGTCCTCTTCGATCCGGCGACGGTGGCGGCGGGGTCCACTTTCGACGAACCCCGCACGCTCCCTACGGGCATCCCGTACGTCCTGGTCGACGGCTGTTTCGTGATCGAGGACGGCCGGCGCACGGACGTCCTGGCGGGCCGGGCGGTCCGCAGAACCGCTCTCGTGTGA
- a CDS encoding S1 family peptidase, producing MRKPLAAAFFALAIAGAGAAPATAAEAGPQGFGKGAETGKVTSAVTDVVTSATETLSGLRSPSAKAVNFAGTVALSNCSGSVVRMPDAEANDPALVMTNGHCLDGGMPGPGEVRVDQASSRTFGLLNSSGSRVATLRANKLAYGTMTDTDVAFYQLTTTYGQIKSSYGIDALTLNDAHPVAGTAISIPSGYWKRIYSCDIDGFAHSLKEGDWTFKDSVRYTSACNTIGGTSGSPVVDQATGKVVAINNTGNEDGQRCTVNNPCEVDANGNVTVRKGINYAQQIYQVPACFGVDSKLDLSASGCTLPKP from the coding sequence ATGAGAAAACCTCTCGCCGCCGCGTTCTTCGCCCTGGCGATAGCCGGGGCCGGCGCGGCTCCCGCGACCGCTGCCGAAGCAGGCCCCCAGGGCTTCGGCAAGGGCGCGGAAACGGGCAAGGTCACGTCCGCCGTCACGGACGTGGTCACGTCCGCAACGGAGACCCTGTCCGGGCTCAGGAGCCCGTCGGCCAAGGCTGTGAACTTCGCCGGCACCGTCGCGCTCAGCAACTGCTCCGGCTCCGTCGTCCGCATGCCGGACGCCGAGGCGAACGACCCGGCGCTGGTGATGACCAACGGCCACTGTCTGGACGGCGGCATGCCCGGTCCCGGCGAGGTCCGTGTCGACCAGGCCTCCAGCCGTACCTTCGGACTGCTCAACTCCTCCGGCTCGCGGGTGGCCACCCTGCGCGCCAACAAGCTCGCGTACGGCACGATGACCGACACGGACGTCGCGTTCTACCAGCTCACCACCACGTACGGGCAGATCAAGAGCTCGTACGGCATCGACGCGCTGACGCTGAACGACGCGCACCCGGTCGCCGGCACCGCCATCAGCATCCCCTCGGGCTACTGGAAGCGGATCTACAGCTGCGACATCGACGGGTTCGCACACAGCCTGAAGGAAGGCGACTGGACCTTCAAGGACTCGGTCCGCTACACCTCCGCCTGCAACACCATCGGCGGCACGTCCGGCTCGCCCGTCGTCGACCAGGCCACCGGCAAGGTCGTCGCGATCAACAACACCGGCAACGAGGACGGCCAGCGCTGCACGGTGAACAACCCCTGTGAGGTCGACGCGAACGGCAACGTGACCGTCCGCAAGGGCATCAACTACGCCCAGCAGATCTACCAGGTCCCGGCCTGCTTCGGCGTCGACAGCAAGCTCGACCTGAGCGCGAGCGGCTGCACCCTGCCCAAGCCGTAG
- a CDS encoding pyridoxal phosphate-dependent aminotransferase — MQVIQSTKLANVCYEIRGPVLEEAMRLEAAGHRILKLNTGNPAAFGFECPPEILEDVLRNVSSAHGYGDAKGLLAARRAVVMHNQTLGIETDVEHVFIGNGVSELIVMAMQALLDDGDEVLVPAPDYPLWTAAVSLSGGTAVHYRCDEQADWMPDLADIERKVTDRTKAIVIINPNNPTGAVYDEAMIKGLTDIARRHNLLVCSDEIYDKILYDEATHTPTAAVAPDLLTLTFNGMSKAYRVAGYRVGWMSISGPRAHADSYIEGLTILANMRLCANMPGQHGVVAALSGRQTINDLVLPGGRLREQRDVAYELLTQIPGVTCVKPKGALYLFPRLDPKVFKIKDDRRMVLDLLRREKIMVVQGTGFNWPEPDHFRVVTLPSVGDLRDAMGRIGHFLDGYSQP, encoded by the coding sequence ATGCAGGTGATCCAGTCGACCAAGCTCGCCAACGTCTGTTACGAGATCCGGGGCCCGGTGCTCGAGGAGGCGATGCGCCTGGAAGCAGCAGGTCACCGCATCCTCAAGCTCAACACCGGCAACCCGGCGGCGTTCGGCTTCGAATGCCCGCCCGAGATCCTGGAGGACGTCCTCCGGAACGTCTCCTCGGCCCACGGATACGGAGACGCCAAGGGGCTGCTGGCCGCACGCCGCGCGGTCGTCATGCACAACCAGACCCTCGGCATCGAGACGGACGTCGAGCACGTCTTCATCGGCAACGGCGTCTCCGAGCTGATCGTGATGGCGATGCAGGCGCTGCTCGACGACGGCGACGAGGTCCTCGTCCCCGCGCCGGACTACCCGCTGTGGACCGCCGCCGTCTCCCTGTCCGGCGGCACGGCCGTGCACTACCGGTGCGACGAGCAGGCCGACTGGATGCCGGATCTGGCCGACATCGAGCGCAAGGTCACCGACCGCACCAAGGCGATCGTGATCATCAACCCGAACAACCCGACCGGGGCCGTCTACGACGAGGCGATGATCAAGGGGCTCACCGACATCGCCCGCCGCCACAACCTGCTGGTCTGCTCGGACGAGATCTACGACAAGATCCTCTACGACGAGGCCACGCACACCCCGACCGCCGCCGTCGCCCCCGACCTGCTCACCCTCACCTTCAACGGCATGTCGAAGGCGTACCGGGTCGCCGGCTACCGCGTCGGCTGGATGTCGATCTCCGGGCCGCGCGCCCACGCCGACTCCTACATCGAGGGCCTGACGATCCTCGCGAACATGCGGCTGTGCGCGAACATGCCGGGACAGCACGGCGTGGTCGCGGCGCTCAGCGGACGGCAGACGATCAACGACCTGGTCCTGCCGGGCGGCCGGCTGCGCGAGCAGCGCGACGTGGCGTACGAGCTGCTGACCCAGATCCCGGGCGTGACCTGTGTGAAGCCGAAGGGCGCGCTGTATCTCTTCCCGCGTCTCGACCCCAAGGTCTTCAAGATCAAGGACGACCGGCGCATGGTCCTGGACCTGCTGCGGCGCGAGAAGATCATGGTCGTCCAGGGCACCGGCTTCAACTGGCCCGAGCCGGACCACTTCCGGGTGGTGACCCTGCCGTCGGTGGGCGACCTGCGGGACGCGATGGGCCGGATCGGGCACTTCCTGGACGGCTACAGCCAGCCCTGA
- a CDS encoding SCO4983 family protein translates to MYEPIRAKSVHSTMAGTTADFPHRSREEELDIQLAGHLAALLAVTDELRAAAPSADLDASAERLTEQVARLRGGRTPTRASRGRRERSAVALHRRAHALAGRALVVAASRADTAAAILAAEQMDVHSAALDPRELASH, encoded by the coding sequence ATGTACGAACCGATCCGCGCCAAGTCGGTCCACAGCACGATGGCCGGCACCACCGCCGACTTCCCCCACCGCTCGCGTGAGGAAGAGCTGGACATCCAGCTCGCCGGCCATCTCGCCGCGCTCCTCGCCGTCACGGACGAACTCCGCGCGGCAGCGCCCTCGGCCGACCTGGACGCCTCGGCGGAACGGCTCACGGAGCAGGTGGCCCGGCTGCGGGGTGGGCGTACGCCGACCCGGGCGTCCCGGGGGCGCCGCGAGCGGAGTGCGGTGGCGCTCCATCGGCGGGCGCATGCCCTGGCGGGGCGGGCGTTGGTTGTCGCCGCGTCCCGGGCTGATACGGCTGCGGCGATTCTGGCCGCCGAGCAGATGGATGTGCACTCGGCGGCCCTCGATCCGCGCGAGCTCGCCTCCCACTGA